One Aphidius gifuensis isolate YNYX2018 linkage group LG5, ASM1490517v1, whole genome shotgun sequence genomic region harbors:
- the LOC122858056 gene encoding structural maintenance of chromosomes protein 6 — protein MVNQERVRTKRKIQEPLETEVVEPKRPRSDIPIKGAGKIAKILVRNFFCHELLEVDFNPSVNFIVGKNGSGKSAILAALTVGLGARASITRRGDSHKTMIKTGKTSATIEITLTNNGPGAFQPEKYGDSIKVVRTISLTSSSYALKNSAGKLVSKKKADLDQAISFLKIQVDNPVSVLNQDSAKDFLLQANSAKKYELFMKATQLETIGNNYKEALQTSKASKEHLEETAKQMKHEKQQIQQLELNISRLDSVERDQLYLEQLQSELLWSNAIKEENKLKMYENELAKNEEQLSNLLNNENAEETRINQINIDLKDLDSQKKTIEEQINKAREKVREKRIALETAQDKLNKHRQTIKTGRTRIQRNENSLQQFTAALNSALEGTGQAATERNTLIQAKTEAEEEHKIIQSSLVARKVEVDNLDNTRRQMNEEIADYNKQYETINKKIMSLKSQLRSCESQKGNALSVWHSDMPRFVRRIQEEVRRGRIKKQPIGPVGAYLKIRDPQWTPAVEKLLNKSTLMTFCVDNNNDAQVIKGLIEEVFATSTNRPNIRIYCSEFLDAVHDIRSNRVQSQEYSSLLDTMEITNANVTNYLIDSFGIERILLIPTSRECTEILKHIQTVPKNCFKAITKTGDTFYPQPQYRTYGGSVRRPQFLEVSTTEKIQSFKNEMEELDKQLKFVYSENQKLRQKRDGIDERYSVISAEMNRFKGMQTRLKNKIEDCTEQLNALTDSDQNIGVYRDEIAQFEAKIATDKEAEKQLLDAKVELDTQRTNAHEIFEEQQKILTDLEKQISPIKNKIKQLGDEKIKLDVDSRYATKRVQDTRKKVQEITAEVETQRRVTEKSVNEAEKHCLRVDTKRSASEIKKMSSQLKAEIDAVKRELGNREQLFKQLNELRTKHGGIIEFFQKLNETNEKHLERVAQRKHHWSRMKKEMGFQIENAFESILQLRGYRGWIKIDHRDKKLDLEVTPQNTQERAVNDAKTLSGGERSYSTVAFILALWECTSVPFYFMDEFDVFMDKINRRMVMDCLLEHARTHRQCQFGFLTPLDASIVTANENLKIHRMHNPEREQEQQEQS, from the exons ATGGTTAATCAAGAAAGAGTCAGGACCAAGAGGAAAATTCAAGAACCACTTGAAACCGAAGTTGTCGAGCCAAAAAGACCAAGATCTGAC ATCCCAATCAAAGGTGCAGGAAAAATTGCTAAAATTCTtgtacgtaattttttttgtcatgagCTATTGGAAGTTGATTTTAATCCATCAGTCAATTTCATTGTTGGAAAAAATGGTAGTGGTAAAAGTGCCATTCTTGCTGCACTTACAGTTGGTCTGGGTGCTCGTGCATCAATTACAAGACGTGGTGATTCACACAAAA ctaTGATTAAAACTGGAAAAACTTCAGCAACAATCGAAATAACATTGACGAATAATGGTCCAGGTGCATTTCAACCTGAGAAATATGGTGACTCAATTAAAGTTGTTCGTACAATCAGCTTAACATCATCAAGCtatgcattaaaaaattcagctgGAAAATtagtttctaaaaaaaaagctgatttAGATCAAGCTATTAGTTTTTTAAAGATTCAAGTTGATAATCCAGTCTCAGTTCTTAATCAAGATTCAGCAAaagattttttacttcaagCAAATTCAGCTAAAAAATATGAGCTATTTATGAAAGCAACACAACTTGAAACAATtggtaataattataaagaagCTTTACAAACAAGTAAAGCATCAAAAGAACACTTGGAAGAAACTGCTAAACAAATGAAAcatgaaaaacaacaaatacaacaattaGAATTAAATATAAGTCGTTTAGATTCAGTTGAACGTGATCAACTTTATCTTGAACAGCTACAATCTGAATTACTTTGGTCAAATgcaataaaagaagaaaataaattaaaaatgtatgaaAATGAACTTGCTAAAAATGAAGAACAACTTTcaaatcttttaaataatgaaaatgctGAAGAAACAAGaatcaatcaaattaatattgatttgaaaGATTTagatagtcaaaaaaaaaccattgaagaacaaataaataaagcacGTGAAAAAGTACGTGAAAAACGTATTGCACTTGAAACTGcacaagataaattaaataaacatagaCAAACAATAAAAACTGGTAGAACAAGAATacaaagaaatgaaaatagtTTACAACAATTTACAGCTGCACTTAATAGTGCTCTTGAAGGTACAGGACAAGCTGCAACTGAAAGAAATACATTGATTCAAGCAAAAACTGAAGCTGAAGaagaacataaaataattcaatcatCATTAGTTGCACGAAAAGTTGAAGttgataatttagataatacaAGACGTCAAATGAATGAAGAAATTGctgattataataaacaatatgaaacaattaacaaaaaaattatgtcattgAAAAGTCAATTACGTAGTTGCGAAAGTCAAAAAGGTAATGCATTATCAGTATGGCATTCAGATATGCCAAGATTTGTTAGACGTATACAAGAAGAAGTAAGACGTGgtagaattaaaaaacaaccaaTTGGTCCAGTTGGTGCATATCTTAAAATACGTGATCCACAATGGACTCCTGCTGTTgaaaagttattaaataaatcaacactTATGACATTttgtgttgataataataatgatgcacAAGTTATTAAAGGATTGATTGAAGAAGTATTTGCTACAAGTACAAATCGTCCAAATATACGTATTTATTGCAGTGAATTTCTTGATGCAGTACATGATATTCGTAGTAATCGTGTACAATCACAAGAATATTCAAGTCTTTTAGATACAATGGAAATAACAAATGCTAATGTTACAAATTATCTCATTGATTCATTTGGTATTgaaagaatattattaattccaACAAGTCGAGAATGTACTGAGATACTTAAACATATTCAAACTGTaccaaaaaattgttttaaagcAATAACTAAAACTGGTGATACATTTTATCCACAACCACAATATAGAACTTATGGTGGTAGTGTACGTAGACCACAATTTCTTGAAGTATCAACaactgaaaaaattcaatcatttaaaaatgaaatggaAGAACTTGATAAACAacttaaatttgtttattctgAGAATCAAAAATTACGTCAAAAACGTGATGGTATTGATGAACGTTATTCTGTTATATCAGCTGAAATGAATCGTTTTAAAGGTATGCaaacaagattaaaaaataaaattgaagattGTACTGAACAACTTAATGCATTAACTGATAGTGATCAAAATATTGGTGTATACAGAGATGAAATTGCTCAATTTGAAGCTAAAATAGCAACAGATAAAGAAGCTGAAAAACAATTACTTGATGCAAAAGTAGAACTTGATACACAAAGAACCAATGCACATGAAATATTTGaagaacaacaaaaaatattaacagatcttgaaaaacaaatatctccaattaaaaataaaataaaacaattgggtgatgaaaaaataaagcttgATGTTGATTCAAGATATGCAACAAAACGTGTACAAGATACACGTAAAAAAGTACAAGAAATAACTGCTGAAGTTGAAACACAAAGACGTGTAACTGAAAAATCAGTTAATGAAGCTGAAAAACATTGTTTAAGAGTTGATACAAAAAGATCAGCtagtgaaattaaaaaaatgtcaagtcAACTTAAAGCTGAAATTGATGCTGTTAAAAGAGAACTTGGTAATCgtgaacaattatttaaacaattaaatgaacTTAGAACAAAACATGGtggtattattgaattttttcaaaaattaaatgaaacaaatgaaaaacatttaGAAAGAGTTGCACAAAGAAAACATCATTGGTCAcgtatgaaaaaagaaatgggTTTCCAAATTGAAAATGcatttgaatcaattttacaattaCGAGGTTATCGTGGTTGGATTAAAATTGATCAtcgtgataaaaaattagatcTTGAAGTAACACCACAAAATACACAAGAACGTGCTGTTAATGATGCTAAAACTTTATCTGGTGGTGAAAGATCTTATTCAACTGTTGCATTTATTTTAGCACTATGGGAATGTACATCTGtgccattttattttatggatGAATTTGATGTATTTATGGATAAAATTAATCGAAGAATGGTTATGGATTGTCTTCTTGAACATGCTAGAACACATCGTCAATGTCAATTTGGATTTTTAACACCTCTTGATGCTTCAATTGTCACTGCAAATGAAAATCTTAAAATTCATCGTATGCACAATCCAGAAAGAGAACAAGAACAACAAGAACAATCATAA
- the LOC122858141 gene encoding ceramide phosphoethanolamine synthase, protein MGLHVSEKRYIIGFFIIYICFCFVMDVKLHYRVINYSIRPDNGIKYESSVPCDLNPFCVVTAKGLMLDYINFYIFGPLAALADRTIGFSKCLWLSPNAISFSHVIVATLAGHLVSNKSLTQRRIGVILFQIRTWMDDLDGLVARKRKNISGERSDVGSSGYFIDAICDGLGTTALLIGIFCYLKSYSPRQRGYEKLQPMIPLVNTNQIGSCVVQKKKIRFNNVLPTVLLITGTLIGSSIAWNRYIDLYQVLLETDNVDKLISKNELFTRQTQVFRSNSFWVITTAWKLINPHALTDYILASIFFDRLWEYLHAARWISYIIIVVLVYFTDFQYFQSDAYIKNVPDQLVSEIFMNSTGS, encoded by the coding sequence atgGGTCTACATGTATCTGAAAAACGTtatattattggtttttttataatatacatttgtttttgttttgttatggatgttaaattacattatcgtgttataaattattcaataagaCCAGACAATGGTATTAAATATGAATCAAGTGTACCATGTGATTTAAATCCATTTTGTGTTGTAACAGCAAAAGGTTTAATGTtggattatataaatttttatatatttggaCCATTAGCTGCACTTGCTGATAGAACAATTGGTTTTAGTAAATGTTTATGGTTATCACCAAATGCAATTAGTTTTAGTCATGTTATTGTTGCAACATTGGCTGGTCATTTagtatcaaataaatcattaacacAAAGACGTATTggtgttatattatttcaaatacgTACATGGATGGATGATCTTGATGGTCTTGTTGCTAGaaaacgtaaaaatattaGTGGTGAACGTTCAGATGTTGGTAGTTCtggttattttattgatgCAATATGTGATGGTCTTGGTACAACAGCATTATTAATTGGTATATTTTGTTATCTTAAATCATATTCACCAAGACAAAGAGgatatgaaaaattacaacCAATGATACCACTTGTTAATACAAATCAAATTGGTTCATgtgttgtacaaaaaaaaaaaatacgttttaataatgtattaccaactgtattattaataactggTACACTTATTGGATCAAGTATTGCTTGGAATCgttatattgatttatatcaAGTACTGTTAGAAACAgataatgttgataaattaatatcaaaaaatgaattattcacAAGACAAACACAAGTATTTAGATCTAATTCATTTTGGGTTATAACAACAGCATGGAAGCTAATTAATCCACATGCATTAACTGATTATATATTagcatcaatattttttgatcgtTTATGGGAATATTTACATGCAGCAAGATGGAttagttatattattattgttgtattagtttattttacagactttcaatattttcaaagtgatgcttatattaaaaatgtgcCGGATCAATTAGTATcagaaatatttatgaattcaaCTGGttcataa
- the LOC122858084 gene encoding probable ATP-dependent RNA helicase DHX35 isoform X2 produces MIGITEPRRVAATSLANRVADERGCVLGTEVGYSIRFDDSTDSSTRIKFMTEGILLREMMGDPLLTNYCIIILDEVHERTLLTDIIMGLLKKILRKRKSLKVIVSSATVDAQELCDFFNSNTKKNSAKDTATILSVEGRLYPVDIFYVDEPVADYVKAVVDTALKIHEDEESGDILAFLTGMDEVDRAVSLLQDHAKIVKEGKLKMMPLAMYGSLPNSEQLKVFWLAPRDTRKIIIATNIAETSITIPNINYVIDCGFVKIPWFEIETQTNSLIIAPVSKASANQRAGRAGRVRSGKAYRLYSEEAYNELIDANPPQMQRSDLAPAILQLKALGIDNVLRFNFPSVPPSKNLIAGFELLFALGAIDKNGDLTKPDGVTMAEMPLEPILAKCLIVSGEMECSDEITTILAMLQVQNVLIHPGGGQASIKARIAHRKFEVAEGDLLTYLNIYTAYEKYKSSGWCQKNFLNVKALKRATEIRTQMRKLMKSIGIKQASCDGNVKQLLKCITAGLFPNAAYLHYTGVYKTVRGNKDLFIHPNSCLYTLQQPQWVLFVEVLQTNKTYMRELTVVEAGWLEELAPHFFQRTSIESH; encoded by the exons ATGATTGGAATAACAGAGCCAAGACGAGTTGCTGCAACTTCACTGGCAAATAGAGTTGCTGATGAACGTGGTTGTGTTCTTGGTACTGAAGTTGGATATTCAATTAGATTTGATGATTCAACAGACTCATCAACTAGAATCAAG tTTATGACTGAGGGAATTTTATTACGAGAAATGATGGGAGATCCATTGTTGactaattattgtataataatacttGATGAGGTACATGAAAGGACACTCTTGACCGACATTATAATGggattgttgaaaaaaattcttcgg aaaagaaaaagtttaaaagTTATTGTATCATCTGCAACAGTTGATGCTCAAGAACTTTgcgatttttttaattcaaatactaaaaaaaattcagctaAAGATACTGCAACTATATTGAGTGTTGAAGGACGTTTATATccagttgatattttttatgttgatg agcCAGTTGCTGATTATGTTAAAGCTGTTGTTGATACTGctttaaaaattcatgaagATGAAGAATCAGGTGATATTTTGGCTTTTCTAACAGGTATGGATGAAGTTGATAGAGCTGTTTCATTACTTCAAGATCATGCAAAAATTGTCAAAgaaggaaaattaaaaatgatgccACTTGCAATGTATGGATCACTTCCAAATTCAGaacaattaaaagtattttggTTGGCACCAAGAGATACacgtaaaattattattgcaacaAATATTGCTGAGACATCAATAACAATACCAAATATAAATTACGTAATTGATTGTGGTTTTGTTAAAATTCCATGGTTTGAAATTGAAACACAAAcaaatagtttaattattgCACCAGTTTCAAAAGCATCAGCAAATCAACGTGCTGGTAGAGCTGGACGTGTACGATCTGGTAAAGCATATAGATTATACAGTGAAGAAGCATACAATGAACTTATTGATGCAAATCCACCACAAATGCAACGTTCTGATTTAGCACCAGCTATATTACAACTAAAAGCACTAGGCATTGATAATGTTTTACGTTTTAATTTTCCATCTGTTCCaccaagtaaaaatttaattgctgGTTTTGAATTGTTATTTGCACTTGgagcaattgataaaaatggaGATTTAACAAAACCTGATGGTGTGACTATGGCAGAAATGCCACTGGAACCAATTCTAGCTAAATGTCTAATTGTTTCAG gtGAAATGGAGTGTTCGGATGAAATTACAACAATTCTTGCTATGCTTCAGGTGCAAAATGTATTGATTCATCCAGGTGGTGGACAAGCATCAATAAAAGCTCGTATTGCTCATAGAAAATTTGAAGTTGCTGAGGGTGATCTTcttacatatttaaatatttatacagcatatgaaaaatataaatcatctGGATggtgtcaaaaaaattttttaaatgtcaaagcATTAAAAAGAGCTACTGAAATTCGTACACAAAtgagaaaattaatgaaaagcATTGGTATTAAACAGGCATCTTGTGatg gtAATGTAAAACaacttttaaaatgtataactGCTGGTCTATTTCCAAATGCTGCATATTTACATTATACTGGTGTTTATAAGACTGTCAGAGGCAACAaagatttattcattcatccAAATAGTTGTTTATATACTTTACAACAACCACAATg gGTACTTTTTGTTGAAGTccttcaaacaaataaaacatatatgCGAGAATTGACTGTTGTTGAGGCTGGATGGCTGGAGGAGTTGGCTCCACATTTTTTTCAACGTACTTCTATTGAATcgcattaa
- the LOC122858187 gene encoding prefoldin subunit 2, with product MDQKNITKPKKSNEDILAGFQSMRNDQRTMASKLTEMETELNEHKVVIDTLKNVDPKRKCYRMVGGILCEQVVDEVLPSLLLNRDQLIKVIATLQDQLEKKGVEINDYKEKNNIRIRGIDELQQTEEEPASKEPKRNALVVNPVEN from the exons AtggatcaaaaaaatataacaaaaccaaaaaaatcaaacgagGATATTCTCGCTGGTTTTCAATCAATGAGAAATGATCAACGAACAATGGCAAGTAAATTAACTGAAATGGAAACTGAGCTAAATGAACACAA agtTGTCATTGACACATTGAAAAATGTTGATCCAAAGAGGAAGTGTTACAGAATGGTTGGTGGTATATTATGTGAGCAAGTTGTTGATGAAGTTTTACCAAGTCTTCTTCTCAATAGAGACcag TTGATAAAAGTCATTGCAACATTACAAgatcaacttgaaaaaaaaggagttgaaattaatgattataaggaaaaaaataacatcagaATAAGAGGAATTGATGAACTTCAACAAACTGAAGAAGAACCAGCTTCAAAAGAGCCAAAAAGAAATGCTCTTGTTGTTAATcctgttgaaaattaa